From the Leptospira sp. WS60.C2 genome, one window contains:
- a CDS encoding deoxyribodipyrimidine photolyase encodes MQAYRRFDANLAFQKAVDLAKEHKKELIVYEGLRMDYPWNSERIHKFILEGMFENQTRADELGITYWPFVETPKNQATGLLKEICENAAVVVTDDFPCFIIPEQTARLAKKIHCQLLSIDGNSLIPFSRFEKPASAARVLRLWIHKEIAKQFPVPYTYIWKKDDLTKVSGKIKKPDRIGLPKSIPDVLKQIPFQNQVLPAHGAIGGRKEALRLLDIFLKQKLDLYITKRSEPNRPELTATSGLSPYLHFGCIGLEEIFYAVLKHSNKGSWNPERMSYGKPGDRENFYSPSVSANHFLDELITWRDIGYLFFWKDKPNKIGLQHLPDWVKVNFQKHTKDKRDYVYTLEQFETAKTHDELWNAAQTELVQTGKIHNYMRMLWGKKVIEWTKTYEEAFSILEHLNNKYAYDGRNPNSYTGILWCFGLFDRPWFPERNVFGNVRFMSSDSTKKKFKMNSYLEYIGELSGKSNSLFP; translated from the coding sequence ATGCAAGCCTATCGTCGTTTTGATGCCAACCTCGCATTCCAAAAGGCAGTGGATCTTGCAAAAGAACATAAAAAAGAGCTGATTGTGTATGAAGGGCTTCGGATGGATTATCCATGGAATTCCGAAAGGATCCACAAGTTCATATTGGAAGGGATGTTTGAGAACCAAACAAGAGCAGATGAACTCGGTATCACCTACTGGCCATTCGTTGAAACTCCAAAAAATCAAGCCACTGGCCTGTTAAAAGAAATTTGTGAAAATGCTGCTGTTGTTGTAACGGATGATTTCCCTTGTTTTATCATTCCTGAACAAACCGCTCGCTTGGCAAAAAAGATCCATTGCCAACTCCTTTCTATCGATGGAAATTCTCTGATTCCGTTCTCCCGGTTTGAAAAACCTGCGAGTGCGGCAAGGGTTTTACGTTTATGGATCCACAAAGAAATAGCAAAACAGTTCCCCGTTCCTTATACTTACATCTGGAAAAAAGATGACCTAACGAAAGTAAGCGGAAAAATAAAAAAACCAGATAGGATTGGTCTTCCAAAATCAATTCCAGATGTTCTAAAACAAATTCCCTTCCAAAACCAAGTTTTACCGGCACATGGTGCTATTGGTGGTAGAAAGGAAGCCTTGCGTCTGTTAGATATTTTTTTGAAACAAAAACTAGATCTGTACATAACCAAACGCTCAGAACCGAATCGACCCGAACTCACAGCCACCAGTGGTTTATCCCCGTATTTACACTTCGGATGTATCGGGCTTGAAGAAATATTCTATGCGGTATTAAAGCATAGCAACAAAGGATCCTGGAACCCAGAAAGAATGAGTTATGGAAAACCTGGAGACAGAGAAAATTTTTATTCTCCTTCTGTTTCAGCCAATCACTTTCTAGATGAACTGATCACTTGGCGAGACATTGGTTATCTATTCTTTTGGAAAGACAAACCTAACAAAATTGGATTACAACATCTCCCCGATTGGGTCAAAGTAAATTTCCAAAAACATACAAAAGACAAAAGAGACTATGTTTATACTTTAGAACAATTTGAAACGGCAAAAACACATGATGAGTTATGGAATGCGGCACAAACTGAACTTGTACAAACAGGCAAAATCCATAATTATATGCGGATGTTATGGGGAAAAAAAGTAATCGAATGGACGAAGACCTATGAAGAAGCATTTTCCATTCTAGAACATCTCAATAACAAATACGCGTATGATGGCAGAAATCCAAATTCCTATACAGGGATTTTATGGTGTTTTGGACTCTTTGACAGACCTTGGTTTCCCGAACGAAATGTATTTGGAAATGTGCGTTTTATGTCTTCCGATTCTACAAAAAAGAAGTTTAAAATGAATTCCTACTTGGAGTATATTGGTGAACTGAGTGGCAAATCCAACTCACTCTTTCCATGA
- a CDS encoding ammonium transporter: MKHYFKSIAFLLLVVPMFLFAEEAATVANPAEETAKAIQTLTVGLDTLWVLVAGMLVFFMNAGFALVESGFAQSKNTVNILAKNFIVFAAATFSYWAIGWGLMFGDGTPFYATEGLFFLGGLDNSPALGDDYKGVYSSMNWTGVPLLAKFFFQLVFAATAATIVSGAVAERIKFHSFLIFSFILVAVMYPFTGHWVWGGGWLAEMGFHDFAGSTVVHSVGGWAALAGAIVLGARKGKFLPDGRIKPILGHNMTSAALGTLILWLGWFGFNPGSTMGVGDGSTMAHVIVTTNISAALGALASTVTAWIILKKPDLGMILNGTLAGLVGITAPCAIVSPTSAAIIGAVSGVLVVLSVLFFDKMKIDDPVGATSVHLVCGIWGTLAVAIFGYEGSPAGVDVPSFLTQLYGILAIGGFTFAISLILWLVLKLAGGIRVSEEEELSGLDLGEHGAEAYPDFNIRVRG; the protein is encoded by the coding sequence ATGAAACACTATTTCAAATCAATCGCCTTCCTTCTCCTGGTCGTTCCGATGTTCCTTTTTGCAGAAGAAGCTGCAACCGTCGCGAACCCAGCAGAAGAAACCGCAAAAGCAATCCAAACATTAACTGTAGGCCTAGACACTTTATGGGTATTAGTTGCAGGTATGTTGGTGTTCTTTATGAATGCTGGTTTTGCTCTCGTTGAATCAGGATTTGCTCAATCAAAAAACACAGTAAACATTTTAGCCAAAAACTTTATCGTTTTTGCCGCTGCAACATTCTCCTATTGGGCCATTGGTTGGGGACTTATGTTCGGTGACGGAACTCCTTTTTATGCAACTGAAGGTTTGTTCTTCTTAGGTGGACTTGATAACTCACCTGCACTTGGGGATGATTACAAAGGTGTTTATTCATCCATGAACTGGACTGGTGTTCCACTTCTTGCCAAATTTTTCTTCCAACTAGTCTTTGCTGCCACTGCAGCAACCATTGTTTCGGGAGCAGTTGCAGAACGTATTAAATTTCATTCCTTTTTGATTTTCTCCTTCATCTTAGTAGCTGTGATGTATCCTTTCACAGGTCACTGGGTATGGGGTGGTGGATGGCTTGCAGAAATGGGTTTCCATGATTTTGCTGGTTCCACCGTGGTACACTCGGTAGGTGGTTGGGCTGCCCTTGCAGGAGCGATTGTTCTTGGTGCAAGAAAAGGTAAATTTTTACCTGATGGTCGAATCAAACCAATCCTTGGACACAACATGACATCTGCTGCCCTTGGAACTCTCATCCTATGGCTCGGTTGGTTTGGCTTTAACCCTGGTTCTACGATGGGTGTAGGTGATGGAAGCACCATGGCACACGTAATTGTCACAACGAATATCTCTGCTGCACTTGGTGCACTTGCTTCCACAGTGACAGCTTGGATCATCTTAAAAAAACCAGACTTAGGTATGATCTTAAATGGAACACTTGCAGGTCTTGTCGGGATTACTGCTCCTTGTGCCATTGTTAGCCCAACGTCAGCTGCCATCATTGGTGCTGTTTCGGGTGTACTCGTGGTATTGTCCGTGCTCTTCTTTGACAAAATGAAAATTGACGATCCAGTGGGTGCAACATCTGTCCACTTAGTATGTGGTATCTGGGGAACCTTAGCGGTTGCCATCTTTGGATACGAAGGATCTCCTGCTGGCGTAGACGTTCCTTCTTTCTTAACACAACTTTATGGAATCTTGGCGATTGGTGGGTTCACTTTTGCTATTTCTCTCATCTTATGGCTTGTGTTGAAACTTGCTGGCGGAATCCGAGTGAGTGAAGAAGAAGAATTGAGTGGATTGGATCTTGGGGAACATGGAGCAGAAGCTTACCCTGATTTCAATATCCGAGTTCGTGGTTAA
- a CDS encoding DNA alkylation repair protein, producing the protein MKQHRDLLIEALHKERNPEKAKFFPRFFKTGPGQYGEGDQFLGVTVPKQRKIAKTFADKLSLEDLGALLQSPLHEVRFTTLLILILKYQTKKIEEDQKEKIVNFYLKNTKYINNWDLVDVSADKILGEYYFDKDKDKILNLRNSKDLWENRIAVLSSFYWLRKGQFDETIQLCESFLNHPHDLIHKATGWMLREIGKRDIRVLKNFLNSHATVMPRTMLRYAIEKLPPSERRKWLDKK; encoded by the coding sequence ATGAAGCAGCATAGAGATTTACTAATAGAAGCCTTACACAAAGAAAGAAACCCAGAAAAAGCGAAATTTTTTCCAAGATTTTTCAAAACGGGTCCTGGCCAGTATGGTGAAGGAGATCAATTTTTAGGAGTCACCGTTCCCAAACAAAGAAAAATCGCGAAAACCTTTGCAGACAAATTGAGTTTAGAAGACTTAGGGGCCTTGCTCCAATCACCTTTGCATGAAGTTCGTTTCACAACGCTTCTCATCCTCATTTTAAAATACCAAACCAAAAAAATCGAAGAAGACCAAAAAGAAAAAATCGTCAATTTTTATCTCAAAAACACAAAATACATCAATAACTGGGATTTGGTGGATGTCAGTGCCGATAAAATCTTAGGTGAGTACTACTTTGATAAGGACAAAGATAAAATTTTAAACTTACGAAACTCAAAAGACCTATGGGAAAATCGAATCGCCGTATTGAGTAGCTTTTATTGGCTTCGCAAAGGTCAGTTCGATGAAACAATCCAACTCTGTGAATCTTTTTTAAATCATCCTCATGATCTCATTCACAAGGCGACTGGTTGGATGTTACGAGAAATTGGAAAACGAGACATACGAGTGCTTAAAAATTTCTTAAACAGTCATGCAACTGTTATGCCTCGTACGATGCTCCGTTATGCGATTGAAAAACTACCACCTTCTGAAAGGAGAAAGTGGCTAGACAAAAAGTAA
- a CDS encoding ATP-dependent Clp protease adaptor ClpS, producing MTEPSLPIFEEDTKLKNESIYFYFVILFNDSIHEFSYVEDCLMKLCFKSKREAKKIAIEAHTNGKAICFQGSMEECETVAENMTSANLTVTFGV from the coding sequence ATGACTGAGCCATCACTACCCATATTCGAAGAAGACACCAAACTTAAAAACGAATCCATTTATTTTTATTTTGTGATTCTATTCAATGACTCCATTCATGAGTTTTCTTACGTAGAAGATTGTTTGATGAAATTGTGTTTTAAGAGCAAACGAGAAGCAAAAAAGATCGCAATCGAGGCACACACAAATGGGAAAGCAATTTGTTTCCAAGGCAGTATGGAAGAATGTGAAACTGTTGCAGAAAATATGACAAGTGCCAATTTGACTGTGACTTTTGGCGTATGA